The DNA window CGGAGCCGTCAGGTTCCAACCGATCCGTGAGATACTTGCGGCGAGCCTCGTGCTCTATGCTCTCGCGATTAGCTCTGAATATCTTGAGCGGGTCCTTGTCGCCGCCGCCGAAATGATCTTCAATCGCCTCCTGGCTGACGGCGCACTGTACGATCTTTTCCCCGTCCTTGCCCCAAAACGCCACGACATCGCGATCGAAATCATATCTCTCCTTCGGCTCGGGGAATATGAGATGTCGATCGTCTATCATGCCCAGCACGGTGAGGATGTTTATGACGGACGAGAGCTGCAAGTCCCTCTCGCCGCCCTCAAATCGGGAGACGGTCGGGGTGCTCACTCCGGCCAGGTCTGCCAGCCTTTTCTGGGTCAGCTTTTGCGCCTTGCGCCTCTGCCTCGCCTCTTCGACCAAAGCTCCCCAGTTAATTTGAAACTGCCGTTCCATCTCTTCTCCATTCTGTTTATCAATTCATCGCGCAAACGTTTGGGGCCGACGTCCGATTTTGATACCTCCTCCTGTGCGGCGGGCAGGCGTTCACCGATCGTCTCCACCGCGGCGACGATGGCATCGATCCTGACTCCAAAACCCCTGCCCATCTCCAGCAGGTGTTTCGATTTGAGCTTGCCGATGGCCAGGTTTTCGATGCCGGCCACGGAAAGGGCGATGGACTGGTACTCCTTGTAGAGCGCCGAGGCGACCAGGTCGTAGGATGGCGTCAGGCGAAGCCCGTCTCGCGTATGGAACATCGCGAAGTTTTTGAAGTGCGCATCCGTATTTCCCACGAGCAGCGCTGCCAGTATGCGCCGCAACAGGCGATCCGCCTCGGCGGGGATGCAGCC is part of the Pseudomonadota bacterium genome and encodes:
- a CDS encoding DUF1488 family protein → MVEEARQRRKAQKLTQKRLADLAGVSTPTVSRFEGGERDLQLSSVINILTVLGMIDDRHLIFPEPKERYDFDRDVVAFWGKDGEKIVQCAVSQEAIEDHFGGGDKDPLKIFRANRESIEHEARRKYLTDRLEPDGSVLIRTGDL